In Nitrospira sp., one genomic interval encodes:
- a CDS encoding polysaccharide deacetylase family protein: MNGQRGTMVVSLDLELCWGRFDKVPVSALEADAQEERVQIRRLLALLDRYEIPATWAMVGHLMLPGCSRKAGAAHADVMPRPAYSWFPKDWYVHDPCTPAGHAPGWYAPDILAWIRGMKVRHEIASHSFAHIYYGDPECSAAAARADLSAAVAAAADQSVSLKSFVFPRNQVGHLEVLREQGIRTYRGADPTRFRTFKGMLYKTLSFLDQLLGLPPKAVRPEEVMPGLWNIPGNHFYMARNGIRKLIPIASRVWKGKQGIRQAVKTGGVYHLWFHPFNLNADADAMLSGLERLFAYADRLRAQGVLEIATMDEYAARLAATDFA, from the coding sequence ATGAACGGACAGCGCGGAACCATGGTGGTGAGTCTGGATCTCGAGCTCTGCTGGGGACGGTTCGACAAGGTTCCCGTTTCCGCCTTGGAGGCGGATGCCCAAGAGGAGCGGGTTCAAATCAGGCGGTTGTTGGCGTTGCTTGACCGGTACGAGATTCCCGCCACGTGGGCGATGGTAGGCCATTTGATGTTGCCCGGCTGTTCGCGCAAGGCCGGTGCGGCGCATGCCGACGTGATGCCGCGTCCCGCCTATTCGTGGTTCCCCAAGGACTGGTACGTCCACGATCCCTGCACCCCGGCCGGGCACGCACCAGGGTGGTATGCCCCCGACATCCTCGCCTGGATCCGGGGGATGAAGGTGCGGCATGAAATCGCGTCCCATTCCTTCGCGCACATCTATTACGGCGATCCGGAATGCAGCGCCGCGGCGGCACGAGCCGATCTGAGCGCAGCCGTGGCGGCGGCTGCAGACCAATCGGTCTCGCTCAAGAGTTTTGTGTTCCCTCGCAATCAGGTGGGGCATCTCGAGGTGCTGCGTGAGCAGGGGATTCGCACCTATCGCGGCGCAGATCCCACGCGGTTTCGCACCTTCAAGGGTATGCTGTACAAGACATTGAGCTTTCTCGATCAATTGCTGGGCCTGCCTCCCAAGGCCGTGCGACCGGAGGAAGTGATGCCGGGGCTCTGGAATATTCCAGGCAATCACTTCTACATGGCCCGTAACGGCATCCGGAAGCTGATCCCGATCGCCAGTCGCGTGTGGAAGGGCAAACAGGGGATCAGGCAGGCCGTCAAGACCGGCGGCGTCTATCACCTGTGGTTTCATCCGTTCAATTTGAATGCGGATGCCGATGCCATGCTGTCCGGCCTTGAGCGACTCTTTGCCTATGCCGACCGGCTGCGGGCGCAGGGTGTGCTCGAGATCGCGACCATGGATGAGTACGCAGCTCGACTGGCGGCGACGGACTTCGCCTAG
- the asnB gene encoding asparagine synthase (glutamine-hydrolyzing), with product MCGISGYINAARNQDERELTLTVLRMASTLHHRGPDDVGTWVDPVAGVAFGHRRLSILDLSSLGHQPMESACGRYVTTFNGEIYNFRALRQELEGWGHRFRGHSDTEVMLAALSQWGVESAVRRLNGMFAIALWDRETRLLHLVRDRMGEKPLYYGWMGKHFVFASELKAIRTHPQFDRAIDRGAVALFLRHNYIPAPYSIYTGIAKLPAGSIATIAPDPAVAPHVRPYWTVRGAAAQGQSHPFRGTEEEAIETLDDLLRDAVKIRMESDVPLGAFLSGGIDSSTVVALMQAQSSRPVQTFSIGFHEAEYNEAHHAKAVAEHLRTAHTELYVSPAEAMNVIPKLPALYDEPFADASQIPTYLVCELTRRHVTVALSGDAGDELFAGYNQYRWALRFWSHVSEVPSVLRTLLANGVTGLDPESWERGLRLVGPLLPARFRRRGNGHTLHTLAEMARADSPETMYRTIVSHWHDPASLVIGAAEPRTALTDRDQWGDIPDVIQKLMYVDMMMYLPDDILVKVDRASMAVSLEARVPFLDHRLVEFAWQLPVQMKLRQGQGKWILRRVLDRYVPAALLDRPKMGFGVPIDSWLRGPMKEWAETLLEEKRLRDQGFLEPGPIKRKWEEHCSGSYNWKGQLWVVLMFQAWLDHVQNDAPMVAER from the coding sequence GGGTGGCATTCGGACATCGACGGTTATCGATCCTCGATCTCTCCTCGCTGGGGCATCAACCCATGGAGTCCGCCTGTGGCCGCTATGTGACAACCTTTAACGGGGAGATCTACAACTTTAGAGCGTTACGCCAGGAGCTAGAAGGGTGGGGACATCGCTTCCGAGGGCACTCGGATACCGAGGTGATGCTGGCGGCGTTGTCGCAGTGGGGCGTGGAGTCAGCCGTTCGGCGCCTTAACGGCATGTTTGCCATTGCCCTGTGGGACCGGGAGACCAGGCTCCTCCATCTCGTACGTGATCGGATGGGCGAAAAGCCGCTATATTATGGGTGGATGGGGAAGCATTTCGTGTTTGCGTCGGAGCTCAAAGCGATCCGCACCCATCCGCAATTCGACCGAGCCATCGACCGTGGCGCCGTGGCCCTCTTCCTCCGGCACAACTATATTCCAGCTCCTTATTCCATCTATACGGGCATCGCCAAGCTGCCCGCTGGGAGCATCGCGACGATCGCACCGGATCCGGCTGTCGCGCCCCATGTCCGACCCTATTGGACGGTCCGTGGGGCGGCAGCGCAGGGCCAATCGCATCCCTTCCGAGGCACGGAAGAAGAGGCGATCGAGACGTTGGACGATCTGCTCAGGGATGCGGTTAAGATACGGATGGAGTCGGATGTGCCTCTGGGAGCCTTTCTGTCCGGGGGGATCGATTCTTCGACCGTGGTGGCCTTGATGCAAGCGCAAAGCAGCCGCCCGGTTCAAACGTTTTCGATCGGGTTTCATGAAGCGGAGTACAACGAGGCCCACCATGCGAAGGCGGTGGCGGAGCATCTGCGCACGGCCCATACGGAGTTGTATGTCTCACCGGCGGAGGCGATGAACGTCATCCCGAAGCTCCCGGCCTTGTACGATGAACCCTTCGCCGATGCCTCGCAAATTCCGACCTACCTTGTCTGTGAGCTGACCAGACGTCATGTCACCGTGGCGCTCTCGGGAGATGCCGGGGACGAACTGTTCGCCGGCTACAACCAATATCGGTGGGCGTTGCGTTTCTGGAGCCATGTGTCGGAGGTGCCGTCGGTGCTCCGGACCCTCCTCGCCAACGGTGTTACCGGCCTTGATCCGGAATCGTGGGAGAGGGGGCTGCGGTTGGTCGGCCCGCTGTTGCCCGCTCGGTTTCGACGGCGAGGCAACGGACATACACTGCACACGCTTGCCGAGATGGCGCGAGCCGACTCACCCGAAACGATGTATCGAACGATCGTCTCGCATTGGCACGATCCAGCCTCGCTGGTGATCGGGGCGGCGGAACCGCGCACGGCATTGACGGATCGGGATCAGTGGGGAGATATCCCCGACGTCATTCAGAAGCTGATGTATGTCGACATGATGATGTATCTCCCGGACGACATTCTCGTCAAAGTCGACCGAGCCAGCATGGCCGTGAGCTTGGAGGCTCGAGTGCCATTTTTGGATCACCGCCTCGTGGAGTTTGCCTGGCAACTGCCGGTGCAGATGAAGCTCCGTCAGGGGCAGGGAAAGTGGATTTTGCGGCGAGTGCTGGATCGGTACGTGCCGGCTGCGCTGTTGGACCGTCCGAAGATGGGGTTCGGTGTGCCGATCGACAGCTGGCTGCGTGGTCCCATGAAGGAATGGGCCGAGACGCTGCTGGAGGAAAAGCGGCTTCGAGACCAGGGATTTCTTGAGCCCGGCCCCATCAAGCGAAAATGGGAGGAACACTGTTCCGGCTCCTACAACTGGAAAGGACAGCTTTGGGTCGTGCTGATGTTTCAGGCCTGGTTGGACCATGTGCAAAACGATGCGCCGATGGTCGCAGAACGATGA
- a CDS encoding LLM class flavin-dependent oxidoreductase — MKTHSFGDAVEVFATSPQSAESTTDAYVKEVIDVAQWSEQEGCTGTLVYTDNRLADPWLVAQIILQNTKTLCPLVAVQPLYMHPYAVAKMVSTLAFLHGRRVYLNMVAGGFAYDLKTLKDATPHDKRYDRLREYTHVIKALLSGGTVTFQGEYYAVDNLRLTPALPPELFPGIFLSGSSEAGLDCCRALGATAIKYPKAPNEEMNALDGLEKAGIRIGVIARPEEDVAWNVAYKRFPEDRKGQLAHQLTMKVSDSTWHKQLSELAESKTVDRNPYWLVPFQNYKTFCPYLVGGYETVAREIARYIGAGYRSFILDIPPDKEELRHTGIAFQQAWTLAEKG, encoded by the coding sequence ATGAAAACTCACTCGTTCGGCGATGCGGTTGAAGTATTCGCGACCAGCCCCCAGTCTGCGGAAAGCACTACGGATGCGTATGTGAAGGAAGTCATCGACGTGGCGCAATGGAGCGAGCAGGAAGGATGCACGGGCACGCTCGTCTATACCGACAATCGGCTGGCTGATCCCTGGCTGGTCGCGCAGATCATTCTGCAGAACACGAAGACCCTCTGTCCGCTCGTGGCAGTGCAACCTCTCTACATGCATCCCTATGCGGTGGCCAAGATGGTCAGCACCCTGGCCTTCCTGCATGGGCGACGGGTGTATCTGAACATGGTCGCCGGTGGGTTCGCGTACGATCTCAAGACGCTCAAGGACGCGACACCTCATGATAAGCGGTATGATCGATTGCGTGAGTACACGCACGTCATCAAGGCCCTGCTCTCCGGAGGCACGGTCACGTTCCAGGGCGAGTATTATGCGGTGGACAATCTCCGCCTGACCCCTGCCTTGCCGCCGGAGCTGTTTCCTGGAATTTTCCTGTCGGGTTCATCCGAAGCGGGGCTCGATTGCTGCCGCGCCTTGGGTGCCACCGCCATCAAATATCCGAAGGCGCCGAACGAAGAGATGAATGCGCTCGACGGGCTTGAGAAGGCCGGGATCAGAATCGGTGTCATCGCGCGACCCGAAGAAGACGTGGCCTGGAACGTGGCCTACAAACGGTTTCCGGAAGACCGAAAAGGGCAGTTAGCCCACCAATTGACGATGAAGGTATCGGATTCCACCTGGCACAAGCAGTTGTCCGAGTTGGCGGAGAGCAAGACGGTCGACCGCAATCCCTACTGGCTGGTGCCCTTCCAGAACTACAAGACCTTCTGTCCCTATCTCGTGGGCGGCTATGAGACCGTGGCACGGGAGATCGCTCGGTATATCGGCGCGGGGTACCGGAGTTTCATCCTGGATATTCCGCCCGACAAGGAGGAACTGCGGCACACAGGTATTGCGTTTCAACAGGCCTGGACTCTCGCTGAAAAGGGGTGA
- a CDS encoding SGNH/GDSL hydrolase family protein encodes MDAADVGKASGMGSTAAVAPARRRISRLALVVGLLLTALVGGALLEIVSYLYLRMAEGYDGEHLMMHQFDDYKNIHPTPHYQDTRGVMHNAQGFRRAEDVPMEKPAGTYRIFLMGGSTAYGLGSLSPQGHQKYPVLKNSETIDHYLEGYLKDLLPSRRIEVINAAIPSHSSHHHLIYLNQTILKYHPDMVVFIDGYNDYYPWERGYDQFRDYPYRQWSHLYLDEPSLKAWAGYTGFWLYRKSHFVYLAGKKLRPLWWAIQNLRPQPRRELNVEEALRNLEVNAEGNFLRMVERDALILNHEGIVPVFTLQPDLLFEQRKVLTDFEQRLSAEVDQAQPINYRQFKNRARPFVTAKLQQVTAAQDAPFIDMTDILGEIKDDAFTDDCHLTPTANETVARYIGHRIAPLITASIERKEKGSRAS; translated from the coding sequence ATGGACGCGGCAGACGTGGGCAAAGCAAGTGGAATGGGATCGACTGCGGCGGTAGCGCCGGCGCGGCGGCGCATTTCCAGGCTGGCGCTGGTCGTGGGGCTGTTATTGACCGCGCTGGTGGGGGGCGCGCTGCTCGAAATCGTGTCTTATCTCTATTTGCGCATGGCGGAGGGCTACGACGGCGAGCACCTGATGATGCACCAATTCGACGATTACAAGAACATTCACCCGACGCCGCACTATCAGGACACTCGGGGCGTGATGCACAACGCCCAGGGTTTTCGCCGCGCCGAGGACGTGCCGATGGAGAAACCGGCCGGCACGTACCGCATTTTCCTGATGGGCGGATCGACCGCCTACGGGCTCGGGTCCTTGTCCCCGCAAGGCCATCAGAAGTATCCCGTGCTGAAGAACAGCGAAACGATCGACCACTATCTGGAGGGCTACCTGAAGGACCTGCTGCCCTCTCGTCGCATCGAGGTGATCAACGCGGCCATTCCTAGCCACTCCAGCCACCATCATCTTATCTATCTGAATCAGACGATCCTGAAATACCATCCCGACATGGTGGTGTTCATCGACGGCTACAACGACTATTACCCGTGGGAGCGCGGGTACGATCAATTCCGCGACTACCCCTATCGGCAATGGTCCCATCTCTATCTCGACGAACCGTCGCTCAAGGCGTGGGCCGGATACACGGGCTTTTGGCTCTATCGGAAGAGTCACTTCGTGTACCTGGCCGGAAAAAAACTGCGTCCGCTCTGGTGGGCCATTCAGAACCTGCGTCCGCAGCCGCGACGTGAACTCAACGTGGAGGAGGCGCTGCGAAATCTCGAGGTCAATGCGGAAGGCAACTTCCTTCGCATGGTGGAACGAGACGCCCTCATCCTCAATCACGAGGGCATCGTTCCGGTCTTTACGTTGCAACCGGATCTCTTGTTCGAACAGCGAAAGGTGCTGACGGACTTCGAACAGCGATTGTCGGCGGAAGTCGATCAGGCGCAGCCGATCAACTACCGGCAATTCAAGAATCGAGCGCGCCCCTTCGTGACCGCCAAGCTGCAGCAGGTCACAGCGGCACAGGACGCGCCGTTCATCGACATGACGGACATCCTCGGCGAGATCAAGGACGATGCCTTTACGGACGATTGCCACCTGACGCCGACGGCGAACGAGACAGTGGCGCGGTACATCGGGCATCGCATCGCGCCGCTCATTACCGCCTCGATCGAGCGAAAGGAAAAGGGGAGCCGAGCCTCGTGA
- a CDS encoding sugar transferase → MVDRWDKWVLDLTLILLAAPIALPLLAALALATWAIQGSPVLFRQQRPGLHGKPFTIYKFRTMRQLPPGVAADAKSDGQRLTRFGKLLRSTSLDELPELINVLKGDMSLVGPRPLLMQYLDRYTPEQQHRHDVLPGITGWAQINGRNALTWEQKFDLDLWYVAHHSFWVDVKILALTLWKVIRREGIQHPGQVIMEEFKGYRN, encoded by the coding sequence ATGGTTGATCGGTGGGATAAATGGGTGCTGGACTTGACCCTCATCCTCCTGGCTGCGCCGATTGCCTTGCCGCTTCTGGCAGCACTTGCGCTGGCGACATGGGCTATTCAGGGCTCGCCCGTGTTGTTCCGCCAGCAGAGGCCAGGCCTCCACGGAAAACCCTTCACTATCTATAAGTTCCGCACCATGCGTCAGCTCCCTCCCGGGGTCGCAGCCGACGCGAAATCGGACGGGCAGCGGCTGACAAGGTTCGGGAAGCTGCTCCGGAGCACGAGTCTCGATGAACTGCCAGAATTGATCAACGTCCTCAAGGGCGACATGAGCCTCGTCGGTCCGCGGCCCCTGCTCATGCAATACCTCGACCGTTATACCCCGGAGCAACAACATCGGCATGATGTCTTACCGGGGATCACAGGGTGGGCCCAAATCAACGGCCGGAACGCACTCACCTGGGAACAGAAGTTCGACCTCGATCTCTGGTATGTCGCGCATCATTCGTTCTGGGTCGACGTGAAGATCCTGGCTCTGACGTTGTGGAAAGTCATCCGTCGCGAGGGGATCCAGCACCCCGGTCAAGTGATCATGGAAGAGTTCAAAGGCTATCGCAATTGA
- a CDS encoding glycosyltransferase family 4 protein — MVSIKIVHVTTVPQSLFFLRGQVGYMKERGFDIHGLSSPGEFLTRFAEQEQVPVYPVEMPRRITPLRDLVAVAGIWRVLRTIRPQIVHAHTPKGGVLGMVAAWLARTPVRMYHMRGLPFTTASGWKRMLLIWSERISCGLAHQVFCVSASIRQVALETGLCRPAKIAVLARGSGNGVDATQRFNGTQVASLREETRKRYGIPADALVVGFIGRIVRNKGIVELAGAWTRLREAFPQLHLLLVGPYEPQDPIPPEVDAGLRQDPRVHLIGEEWNTPPLYAAMDVLALPTYREGFPNVLLEAAGMMVPVVATRVPGCVDAVQDGVTGQLVPPFDPERLAAALKAYLADPELRRRHGAAAREWVLHEFRPQGIWQALHDAYVHCLRGKGLLSADQSENEGTQSVPPGVPAETRASGAGNR, encoded by the coding sequence ATGGTTTCCATCAAAATCGTGCATGTCACCACGGTGCCGCAGTCTCTCTTTTTTCTCCGGGGACAGGTCGGCTACATGAAGGAACGCGGTTTTGACATTCACGGCCTGTCATCGCCTGGTGAGTTCTTGACGAGGTTCGCCGAGCAAGAACAGGTGCCGGTCTATCCGGTGGAGATGCCGCGGCGTATCACTCCTTTGCGGGATCTCGTTGCGGTGGCCGGAATTTGGAGAGTGCTGCGGACCATTCGGCCTCAGATCGTTCATGCCCATACACCGAAGGGCGGCGTACTGGGGATGGTCGCGGCCTGGCTGGCTCGCACTCCCGTGCGCATGTATCACATGCGCGGCTTGCCCTTTACGACCGCATCCGGCTGGAAGCGGATGCTGCTGATCTGGAGCGAACGGATCTCCTGCGGTCTTGCCCATCAGGTGTTCTGTGTGAGTGCGTCGATTCGTCAGGTAGCCTTGGAGACCGGGCTCTGTCGGCCGGCCAAGATCGCCGTCTTGGCGCGAGGGAGCGGGAACGGAGTCGATGCGACCCAGCGTTTCAACGGTACGCAGGTGGCGTCGCTACGAGAGGAGACGAGAAAGCGGTACGGCATTCCGGCCGACGCGCTGGTCGTAGGGTTCATCGGCCGCATCGTGCGCAACAAGGGCATCGTCGAATTGGCCGGAGCCTGGACGCGACTGCGGGAAGCGTTCCCGCAACTCCATCTGTTACTCGTCGGACCCTACGAACCGCAAGATCCCATCCCTCCCGAGGTCGACGCCGGGTTGCGTCAGGATCCACGGGTGCACCTCATCGGCGAAGAATGGAATACCCCGCCCTTGTACGCCGCCATGGATGTCCTGGCGTTGCCGACCTACCGCGAAGGGTTTCCGAATGTGTTGTTGGAGGCGGCCGGAATGATGGTCCCGGTCGTGGCGACTCGCGTGCCGGGCTGCGTGGACGCGGTGCAGGACGGGGTCACCGGGCAGTTGGTGCCACCCTTCGATCCTGAGCGGCTGGCGGCGGCTCTCAAGGCTTATCTCGCCGATCCCGAGCTGCGCCGTCGACATGGCGCGGCGGCTCGCGAGTGGGTCCTGCATGAATTCCGTCCGCAGGGCATCTGGCAGGCCCTGCATGACGCCTATGTGCACTGTTTGCGAGGCAAGGGATTGCTTTCGGCGGATCAGTCGGAAAACGAAGGAACTCAATCGGTTCCGCCGGGGGTGCCCGCAGAAACGCGCGCCTCCGGTGCAGGGAATCGATAA